GGAGCCGGGGCAGCGGCGGAGGTGCGGACGTTCGGGACGGCCGAACGCAGCCGAGCCTCGGCCTTCAGCCGCTCGGCCACCTCGGCGATGCGGGCTTCGGTCGGGTCGAGCTCGCCATGGGCGCTCATCGGCTTGTCGATGCCGGTGGCGACCACCGAGACGCGCATCGTGCCTTCCAGCGCCTCGTCGAAGGTGGCGCCGACGATGATATTGGCCTCGGAATCGACCTCCTCGCGGATGCGGGTGGCGGCTTCGTCGACCTCGTAGAGCTTCATGTCGCGCCCGCCGGTGATCGAGATCAGCAGGCCACGCGCCCCCTTCATCGAGACATCGTCGAGCAGCGGGTTGTTGATCGCGGCCTGGGCGGCCGAGAGCGCACGCTTCTCGCCCTGGGCCTCGCCGGTGCCCATCATCGCCTTGCCCATGCCGCGCATCACGGCGCGGACGTCGGCGAAGTCGAGGTTGATCAGGCCGGGACGGACCATCAGGTCGGTGATGCAGGCGACGCCGGAGTAGAGCACCTGGTCGGCCATGCCGAAGGCGTCGGCGAAGCCGGTGTTCTCGTTGGCGACACGGAACAGGTTCTGGTTCGGGATCACGATCAGCGTGTCGACCGCTTCGTTGAGCTCGCCGATGCCGGCCTCTGCCATGCGCATGCGGCGCTGGCCCTCGAACTGGAACGGCTTGGTGACGACGCCGACAGTGAGGATGCCCATGTCGCGGGCGACTCGGGCGATCGCGGGAGCCGCGCCCGTGCCGGTGCCACCGCCCATGCCGGCCGTGATGAAGACCATGTGCGCGCCGGCGAGATGATCGCGGATCTCGTCGATCACCTCTTCCGCCGCCGCGCGGCCGACTTCCGGCTGCGAGCCGGCACCGAGGCCTTCGGTGACCTGGAGGCCCATCTGGATGATGCGCGGAGCGCGGGCGAGAGCGAGCGCCTGCGCGTCAGTGTTGGCGCAGACGAAGTCGACGCCGTCGAGCCCGGCCTCGATCATGTTGTTCACGGCATTGCCGCCGGCGCCACCGACACCGAACACGGTGATCCGGGGCTTCAGTTCCCGGATGTCCGGGGCTTGCAGGTTCATCGCCATGATTGCCTCTTTCACTGTCCTGTCCGGCTCCTGGCGGGCCGTCCCGTCTTCCACGCCAGGGGCCGTGGCCCCGTTCTGTTAAAACTCACCCCGGGTCGCCTCGCCTCTCGGCGCCGCGGCCCGCAACTCTAGAAGCTCTCGCGCAGCCAGCGGCCGACGCGGGAGAAGTAGCCGTCGGTCGCATGGGCGAAGAAGGACGCCCCTGCCCGCGGCTCGAAATGTTCGACATGCGCGACCTGCGGATAGACCAAGAGGCCGACCGCCGCCGCGAAGGACGGGCCTTTGCCGGCTTCCGGCAGGCCCTTGATTCCGAGTGGCCGGCCAGTGCGGACCTGGCCGCCGAGTATGCGCCGCGCCACTTCCGGCATGCCGGTGAGCTGGCAGGCGCCGCCGGTCAGCACCACCCGCCGCCCGGCCTCGGCCGAGAAGCCGGCCGCCTTCAGCCGATCTCGCACCAGCTCGAGGATCTCCTCGACGCGCGGCTTGATGATCCGCACCAGATGCGACTTCGAGAGGTGGTTCGGCATGTCGCGCTCGTCATCGTCGACCTGCGGCACCGCGATCATGTCGCGCTCGTCGGAGGGGCTGGCGATGGCCGAGCCGTGAAGCGTCTTCAGCCGCTCGGCCGCCGAGACCCGGGTCGAGAGCCCGCGCGCCACGTCCATGGTGATGTGATTGCCACCGACGGCGATCGCGTCGGCATGGGTCAGGTGCCCGCCGGAGAAGACGCCGAGCGACGTCGTGCCGCCGCCCATGTCGACCACGACGACGCCCATCTCGGCTTCGTCGTCGACCAGAACGGAGAGGCCCGCCGCGTAGGGGGTCGCGACCACCGCCTCGACCTCGAGATGGC
This sequence is a window from Bosea vestrisii. Protein-coding genes within it:
- the ftsZ gene encoding cell division protein FtsZ, with the protein product MAMNLQAPDIRELKPRITVFGVGGAGGNAVNNMIEAGLDGVDFVCANTDAQALALARAPRIIQMGLQVTEGLGAGSQPEVGRAAAEEVIDEIRDHLAGAHMVFITAGMGGGTGTGAAPAIARVARDMGILTVGVVTKPFQFEGQRRMRMAEAGIGELNEAVDTLIVIPNQNLFRVANENTGFADAFGMADQVLYSGVACITDLMVRPGLINLDFADVRAVMRGMGKAMMGTGEAQGEKRALSAAQAAINNPLLDDVSMKGARGLLISITGGRDMKLYEVDEAATRIREEVDSEANIIVGATFDEALEGTMRVSVVATGIDKPMSAHGELDPTEARIAEVAERLKAEARLRSAVPNVRTSAAAPAPAPMPAPVAETMMPEPVRAPAPAAYAADVRIEPAQPRPAMMAPPVVEPRAPEASVPHFEDSFIPPAPERAVIRPTRMPRVEDLPMPAQHQIAQSRGAVPAPAPASAEQKRMSLMQRLASVGFGRKEDDYADVPVAPVPAPAPRPAPPAAAAGPSAAHAEFMRRPPAPATRPAQGQLDQLGRAAPARNTEEDQLEIPAFLRRQSN
- the ftsA gene encoding cell division protein FtsA, which encodes MSLTSQGLTPRMRPLSSRKSATLSILDIGTSKVVCLIAELNPAEANERLRGRTHVARIIGIGHQRSLGLKGGAIIDLESAERAIRAAVDAAERMAKVEVQSVIVNLTGGRLNSQHYAASVDLRGGSVGDSDVKRVLAAAANHAIRPGKAVLHALPTGYALDGSPGVLDPRGLIGGSLSVDMHVVASEAAAARNVMLAVERCHLEVEAVVATPYAAGLSVLVDDEAEMGVVVVDMGGGTTSLGVFSGGHLTHADAIAVGGNHITMDVARGLSTRVSAAERLKTLHGSAIASPSDERDMIAVPQVDDDERDMPNHLSKSHLVRIIKPRVEEILELVRDRLKAAGFSAEAGRRVVLTGGACQLTGMPEVARRILGGQVRTGRPLGIKGLPEAGKGPSFAAAVGLLVYPQVAHVEHFEPRAGASFFAHATDGYFSRVGRWLRESF